A DNA window from Macadamia integrifolia cultivar HAES 741 chromosome 4, SCU_Mint_v3, whole genome shotgun sequence contains the following coding sequences:
- the LOC122075770 gene encoding proactivator polypeptide-like 1 — MNMRIVPLLFALLVSLLYVDARHVFSDSGKLADIGVNSVQIQPVVQSSERLSPEFICLSCLEVSKEIVKALSDPLLLEKVSTFVNDACHILPSDIQVKCVEMLETNINQAIVFLKDYFSEENLCNSTGLCPSNANTLPMLSFGKNLQLYLDRELLSKPAVNTRLLPKEQISSSMLQKFTNKMSDDKSCDACHTAIKDIRNDLKDPKMKIKVMRILLKACENVDNNIKECKRMVLKYGPLILENLEKYLNTNDLCSMAHICKPLTGNNLKIVESFRPLIELPTSSKNDALSK, encoded by the exons ATGAATATGAGGATCGTACCTTTACTCTTTGCGTTGCTTGTTTCATTGTTGTACGTGGATGCAAGGCACGTATTCTCGGATTCAG GAAAATTAGCTGATATTGGTGTgaactctgtccaaatccagCCTGTAGTCCAGTCTTCCGAAAGGTTATCACCGGAGTTTATCTGTCTTTCATGCTTGGAAGTATCAAAAGAAATTGTGAAAGCCTTGAGTGACCCATTGTTATTGGAGAAAGTTAGTACATTTGTGAATGATGCTTGTCATATCCTTCCTTCAGATATACAAGTAAAG TGTGTTGAGATGTTAGAGACAAACATCAATCAAGCTATTGTGTTTCTTAAAGACTACTTCAGTGAAGAAAATCTATGCAACAGTACAGGGTTGTGCCCTTCAAATGCCAATACCCTTCCAATGTTAAGCTTTGGCAAGAATCTACAGTTATATCTAGACCGTGAGTTATTGAGTAAGCCTGCAGTAAACACCAGGCTTCTGCCTAAAGAGCAGATTTCCTCCTCTATGTTACAGAAGTTCACTAATAAG ATGTCAGATGACAAAAGCTGTGATGCATGTCATACTGCTATAAAAGATATACGTAATGATTTGAAGGACCCCAAGATGAAG ATAAAGGTAATGAGGATTCTTCTCAAGGCTTGCGAAAATGTTGATAACAACATAAAAGAA TGCAAAAGAATGGTTCTGAAATATGGTCCTctgattttggaaaatcttgagaaatacctgaACACCAATGACTTGTGCAGCATGGCTCATATTTGCAAACCCTTGACTGGCAACAATCTCAAGATCGTAGAAAGTTTTCGCCCACTTATAGAGTTGCCAACCAGCTCCAAGAATGATGCGCTTTCCAAATGA
- the LOC122075553 gene encoding UPF0051 protein ABCI8, chloroplastic-like has protein sequence MASVLANGTSLFSPQSPPETTMPLKASSHKLQTLKILNKKFISSSRGLKVRADLESISVPSDRASSTGKTTLTDDPIQKFLKRDYKWGFVSDIESFSIPKGLAEATVRLISSRKDEPDWMLQYRLDAFQKFLKMKEPKWSDNQYPPIDFQDFCYYSEPKKKPTLNSIEEADPELLRYFDKLGIPLNEQNRLANVAVDAVLDSVSIATTHREKLAEAGVIFCSISEALREHPDLVRKFLSKVVPPEDNYFAALNSAVFSDGSFCYIPKNTKCPMPVSTYFRINALETGQFERTLIVAEEGSFVEYLEGCTAPSYDRNQLHAAVVELYCMEGAEIKYSTVQNWYAGDEEGRGGIYNFVTKRGICAGARSKISWTQVETGSAITWKYPSVVLEGDDTVGEFYSVALTNNYQQADTGTKMIHKGKNTRSRIVSKGISAGHSRNCYRGLVQVQSKAENARNSSQCDSMLIADNAAANTYPYITVKNPTARVEHEASTSKIGEDQLFYFQQRGIDHERAMRAMISGFCRDVFEMLPDEFGAEVNQLMSLKLEGSVG, from the exons ATGGCTTCCGTTCTGGCTAACGGTACTTCGCTCTTCTCTCCTCAGTCACCTCCCGAAACTACGATGCCACTGAAAGCATCTTCTCATAAACTACAAACACTGAAGATCCtaaataagaaattcattagtTCTTCAAGGGGCTTGAAGGTCCGGGCAGATCTCGAATCCATATCTGTCCCTTCTGATCGAGCTTCATCAACGGGTAAGACCACCTTAACCGATGATCCAATACAAAAATTCCTCAAAAGGGATTACAAATGGGGTTTTGTATCGGATATCGAATCGTTTTCGATCCCAAAAGGGCTCGCAGAGGCGACTGTTCGACTGATTTCTTCAAGAAAGGACGAACCAGATTGGATGCTTCAATATAGGTTGGACGCTTTCCAGAAATTCCTTAAAATGAAGGAACCCAAGTGGTCGGACAATCAATACCCTCCTATCGATTTCCAGGACTTTTGCTACTATTCAGAACCGAAGAAGAAACCTACGCTGAACAGCATCGAAGAGGCTGACCCAGAGCTTCTTAGGTATTTCGATAAGTTGGGGATTCCACTGAACGAACAGAATCGATTAGCCAATGTTGCTGTTGATGCCGTCCTGGACAGCGTCTCTATCGCTACGACCCACCGGGAGAAGTTAGCAGAGGCTGGTGTGATTTTCTGTTCCATATCGGAAGCACTTAGGGAGCACCCGGATTTGGTCAGGAAATTTTTAAGCAAAGTGGTTCCTCCAGAGGATAATTACTTTGCAGCCCTGAACTCTGCGGTATTCAGTGACGGATCATTCTGTTACATCCCCAAGAATACCAAGTGCCCAATGCCCGTCTCCACTTATTTTCGGATCAATGCATTGGAGACTGGGCAGTTTGAGAGGACATTGATAGTTGCTGAAGAGGGGAGCTTTGTAGAGTACTTGGAGGGTTGTACAGCACCTTCTTACGACCGGAATCAGCTCCATGCTGCTGTGGTGGAGCTGTACTGCATGGAGGGTGCAGAGATTAAGTATTCTACTGTGCAGAATTGGTATGCAGGGGATGAGGAGGGGCGTGGTGGGATTTATAATTTTGTCACTAAAAGGGGCATTTGTGCCGGAGCTCGGTCTAAGATTTCATGGACACAGGTGGAGACAGGATCAGCCATTACTTGGAAGTACCCAAGTGTTGTTTTGGAGGGTGATGACACAGTAGGAGAGTTCTATTCTGTAGCATTGACAAATAACTATCAGCAGGCAGATACAGGGACAAAGATGATACACAAGGGGAAGAACACAAGAAGTAGGATAGTCTCAAAGGGCATTTCTGCTGGTCATTCAAGAAATTGTTATAGGGGGCTTGTTCAGGTGCAGTCGAAGGCAGAGAATGCTCGGAACTCCTCCCAATGCGATTCAATGCTTATTGCTGATAATGCTGCTGCCAACACTTACCCTTACATTACG GTGAAGAACCCCACAGCTCGTGTTGAACATGAAGCTAGCACTTCCAAAATTGGTGAAGATCAGCTATTCTACTTTCAGCAAAGGGGCATTGACCATGAAAGGGCTATGCGAGCCATGATTTCTGGGTTTTGTAGGGATGTCTTTGAAATGCTTCCTGACGAGTTTGGTGCTGAAGTGAACCAGCTCATGAGCTTGAAGCTTGAGGGGTCAGTGGGTTAA